From a region of the Flavobacterium sediminilitoris genome:
- the cas1 gene encoding type II CRISPR-associated endonuclease Cas1, which produces MIKRTLFFGNPVYLSTKNKQLVVSYPDKEQDTKTVAIEDIGVVVLESQQITITNGVLEKLTQNNVALVSCDAQHMPTGLLLPLQGHSEQTERYKHQINTSVPLQKNLWQQTISAKILNQASLLKERGIPMRKMELWAKEVTSGDTLNHESRAAVYYWEKLIPIPHFTRGQKGIAPNNLLNYGYAILRAITARALVSSGMLLSLGIFHRNKYNAYCLADDIMEPYRPYVDLIVCHIMDTEDNYDELTTAIKKELLSIASMDVVIDGKRSPLLVAMSRTTNSLYECFEGKARKILYPVYGL; this is translated from the coding sequence ATGATAAAACGTACCCTTTTCTTTGGTAATCCTGTTTATTTGAGTACCAAAAATAAACAACTGGTGGTGTCTTATCCTGACAAGGAACAAGACACCAAGACTGTGGCTATAGAAGATATAGGTGTTGTTGTTTTAGAAAGCCAACAAATTACTATTACCAATGGAGTACTAGAAAAACTGACGCAAAACAATGTGGCTTTAGTTAGTTGTGATGCCCAACACATGCCTACAGGTTTATTATTGCCTTTGCAAGGGCATAGCGAGCAAACCGAACGCTACAAACATCAGATCAACACCTCTGTGCCTTTGCAGAAGAATTTGTGGCAACAAACCATTAGTGCGAAGATTCTCAATCAGGCGAGTTTGTTAAAAGAAAGAGGGATACCGATGCGAAAGATGGAATTGTGGGCAAAGGAAGTGACCTCGGGAGATACACTTAATCATGAATCGAGAGCAGCTGTTTATTATTGGGAGAAACTTATTCCTATTCCTCATTTTACGAGAGGACAAAAAGGAATAGCACCCAATAATTTATTGAATTATGGCTATGCTATTCTAAGGGCTATTACAGCTCGTGCTCTAGTGAGTTCGGGCATGTTGCTTAGTTTGGGTATTTTTCATAGAAACAAATACAATGCGTATTGTTTAGCGGATGATATTATGGAACCCTATCGCCCATATGTGGATTTAATAGTTTGTCATATTATGGATACTGAGGATAATTATGATGAACTGACTACTGCAATTAAGAAAGAACTATTAAGTATTGCCAGTATGGATGTTGTTATTGATGGTAAAAGAAGTCCTTTGTTGGTGGCTATGAGTCGGACAACCAACTCTTTGTATGAATGTTTTGAAGGGAAAGCTAGAAAAATATTATATCCAGTTTATGGTTTATGA
- the cas2 gene encoding CRISPR-associated endonuclease Cas2, protein MYDDHYTRLNQYRSLWILVFFDLPTETRKERKIASGFRKKLLDDGFTMFQFSIYMRFCASRENAEVHTKRIKNSLPEHGKIGVMQITDKQFGMMELFYGKKPVETDKPSQQLELF, encoded by the coding sequence ATGTATGACGACCATTATACACGTTTAAATCAATATAGAAGTTTGTGGATATTAGTATTTTTTGATTTACCAACCGAAACCCGAAAGGAACGTAAGATAGCATCTGGTTTTAGAAAGAAATTGCTAGATGACGGTTTTACTATGTTTCAGTTTTCTATTTATATGCGTTTTTGTGCCAGCAGAGAAAATGCAGAGGTACATACCAAACGAATTAAAAACAGTTTACCCGAACACGGCAAAATAGGCGTGATGCAAATAACCGACAAACAATTTGGGATGATGGAATTATTTTATGGTAAAAAACCTGTGGAAACCGACAAACCTTCTCAGCAATTAGAACTTTTTTAG
- a CDS encoding DUF6705 family protein, which produces MKTTFIKIKIFLITTCLISTIWSCKAQTNIVNIIERCDSHPLNRDNGSLYLKDINNLYAPYLGTWKWTEGNREFTLTLLKQTKYHYNQGIDNYYEDRIVGYYTYKENGVELINTSNDNLIDSYNIKVDYRFNCRSKLSGLIKDIAKNKRYLSWFEIISPTQIRFKGKEEEDGRIQKEGMPPPPVVYVGNSFPLDMVLTKQ; this is translated from the coding sequence ATGAAAACAACATTTATAAAAATTAAAATATTCTTAATAACAACATGTCTAATCAGCACAATATGGAGCTGTAAGGCACAAACAAATATTGTTAACATAATAGAGAGATGTGATAGTCATCCTTTGAATCGTGATAATGGTAGTCTTTATTTAAAAGATATTAATAATTTATATGCTCCTTACTTAGGTACATGGAAATGGACAGAAGGTAATAGGGAATTTACTTTGACTTTATTAAAACAGACAAAATATCATTATAATCAAGGAATTGATAATTATTATGAGGATAGGATTGTAGGTTATTATACATACAAAGAAAATGGAGTTGAATTGATAAATACCTCAAACGATAATTTAATAGATAGCTATAATATAAAAGTTGATTATAGGTTTAATTGTCGTTCAAAATTGTCTGGACTTATCAAAGATATTGCTAAAAACAAACGATATCTTTCATGGTTTGAAATTATTTCACCTACTCAAATTCGTTTTAAAGGCAAGGAGGAAGAAGATGGTAGAATACAGAAAGAAGGTATGCCTCCACCTCCTGTTGTTTATGTAGGTAATAGTTTTCCTTTGGATATGGTGTTGACTAAGCAATGA
- a CDS encoding DUF6705 family protein codes for MKTILKLTCFLFFTIQVSCQVTQIVPLSTIDEPNGAYEKDLDGILPFWVGTWKGTVNNREYTFQFTKFTQHLTTFSNGDYYYSDMLKAKFKVVDLSTNQVLYDDLNVTEFEDYKIRYLAHFLTDYFFAFYDTENNCYNRAEFTLIKGDNALNQIAYKDFKYNQNIYLECPYETQADIPMFLPKTNLVLIRQ; via the coding sequence ATGAAAACGATATTAAAACTAACATGTTTTTTATTTTTTACAATACAGGTAAGCTGTCAAGTAACTCAGATAGTTCCTTTGAGCACTATTGATGAACCGAATGGAGCTTATGAAAAAGATTTGGATGGTATATTGCCTTTTTGGGTAGGTACTTGGAAAGGAACTGTTAACAACAGAGAGTATACTTTTCAATTCACAAAGTTTACTCAACACTTAACGACTTTTTCAAATGGAGATTATTATTATTCGGATATGTTAAAAGCTAAATTTAAAGTAGTGGATTTGTCTACTAATCAAGTATTGTATGACGATTTGAATGTTACTGAATTTGAAGATTACAAGATTCGTTATTTAGCTCATTTTTTAACAGATTATTTTTTTGCGTTTTATGATACTGAAAATAATTGTTATAATAGGGCTGAATTTACACTAATAAAAGGAGACAATGCCCTTAATCAAATAGCATATAAGGATTTTAAATATAATCAAAATATTTATTTAGAATGTCCTTATGAAACCCAAGCAGATATTCCTATGTTTTTACCAAAGACGAATTTGGTGTTAATTAGGCAATAA
- a CDS encoding DUF6705 family protein, which yields MKTILKLTCFLFFTIEVSCQVTQIVPLKTIDEPNGAYKKDLDGILPFWVGTWKGTVDNREYTFQFTKFTQHLTTFSNGDYYYSDMIKAKFKVVDLSTNQVLYDDLNVTEFEDYKIWLLGNMGEEYFYAFYDTEVNCYNSVKFALIKSVDNSNQIAYKDFKYDESIYLECPYETQADIPMFLPKTNLVLIRQ from the coding sequence ATGAAAACGATATTAAAACTAACATGTTTCTTGTTTTTTACAATAGAGGTAAGTTGTCAAGTAACTCAAATAGTTCCTTTAAAAACAATAGATGAACCAAATGGGGCTTATAAAAAAGACTTGGATGGTATATTGCCTTTTTGGGTAGGTACTTGGAAAGGAACTGTTGACAACAGAGAATATACTTTTCAATTCACAAAGTTTACTCAACACTTAACTACTTTTTCAAATGGAGATTATTATTATTCGGATATGATAAAAGCTAAATTTAAAGTAGTGGATTTGTCTACTAATCAAGTATTGTATGACGATTTGAATGTTACTGAATTTGAAGATTATAAAATTTGGCTTTTAGGTAATATGGGTGAGGAGTATTTTTATGCCTTTTATGATACTGAGGTTAATTGCTATAACAGTGTAAAGTTTGCTTTAATAAAAAGCGTGGATAATTCTAATCAAATAGCATATAAGGATTTCAAGTATGATGAGAGCATTTATTTAGAATGTCCTTATGAAACCCAAGCAGATATTCCTATGTTTTTACCAAAGACGAATTTGGTGTTAATTAGGCAATAA
- a CDS encoding DUF6705 family protein yields MKTILKLTCFLLFTIEVSCQVTQIVPLKTIDEPNGAYKKDLDGILPFWVGTWKGTVNNREYTFQFTKFTQHLTTFSNGDYYYSDMIKAKFKVVDLSTNQVLYDDLNVTEFSDYKIRYLSNLYEEYTFHFRDTESNCNNQARFTLIKSVDNPNQIAYKDFKYDENIYECPYETQADIPMFLPKTNLVLIRQ; encoded by the coding sequence ATGAAAACGATATTAAAACTAACATGTTTTTTATTATTTACAATAGAGGTAAGCTGTCAAGTAACTCAAATAGTTCCTTTAAAAACAATAGATGAACCAAATGGGGCTTATAAAAAAGACTTGGATGGTATATTGCCTTTTTGGGTAGGTACTTGGAAAGGAACTGTTAACAACAGAGAATATACTTTTCAATTCACAAAGTTTACTCAACACTTAACTACTTTTTCAAATGGAGATTATTATTATTCGGATATGATAAAAGCTAAATTTAAAGTAGTGGATTTGTCTACTAATCAAGTATTGTATGACGATTTGAATGTTACTGAATTTAGTGATTACAAGATTCGTTATTTATCTAACTTATATGAAGAATATACTTTTCATTTTAGAGATACTGAAAGTAACTGTAATAATCAAGCTAGATTTACTCTAATAAAAAGCGTGGATAATCCTAATCAAATAGCATATAAGGATTTCAAGTATGATGAGAATATTTATGAATGTCCTTATGAAACCCAAGCAGATATTCCTATGTTTTTACCAAAGACGAATTTGGTGTTAATTAGGCAATAA
- a CDS encoding DUF6705 family protein, whose protein sequence is MKTIFIKIKIFLITTCLISTIWSCKAQTNVINITEWCNNQTSETNGSLYLKDINNLYAPYLGTWKWTEGNREFTLTLLKQTKYHYNQGIDNYYEDRIVGYYTYKENGVELINTSNDDLADDYSLNVKFTFDCYSDLTGIIDDVFKNKRYLSWFEIISPTQIRFKGKEEEDGRIQKEGMPPPPVVYVGNSFPLDMVLTKQ, encoded by the coding sequence ATGAAAACGATATTTATAAAAATTAAAATATTCTTAATAACAACATGTCTAATCAGCACAATATGGAGCTGCAAAGCACAAACAAATGTTATTAATATAACGGAATGGTGTAATAATCAGACTAGCGAAACAAATGGTAGTCTTTATTTAAAAGATATTAATAATTTATATGCTCCTTACTTAGGTACATGGAAATGGACAGAAGGTAATAGGGAATTTACTTTAACCTTATTAAAACAAACAAAATATCATTATAATCAAGGAATTGATAATTATTATGAGGATAGAATTGTAGGTTATTATACATACAAAGAAAATGGAGTTGAATTGATAAATACTTCAAACGATGATTTAGCGGATGACTATAGTTTGAATGTGAAATTTACTTTTGATTGTTATTCAGATTTGACCGGTATCATAGATGATGTTTTTAAAAACAAACGATATCTTTCATGGTTTGAAATTATTTCACCTACTCAAATTCGTTTTAAAGGCAAGGAGGAAGAAGATGGTAGAATACAGAAAGAAGGTATGCCTCCACCTCCTGTTGTTTATGTAGGTAATAGTTTTCCTTTGGATATGGTGTTGACTAAGCAATGA
- a CDS encoding DUF6705 family protein, whose protein sequence is MKTILKLTCFLLFTIQVSCQVTQIKPLNYTDIESNGDYRKDLDGILPFWVGTWKGTVNNREYTFQFTKFTQHLTTFSSGRYFYLDELKAKFKVVDLSTNQVLYDDLNVTEFEDYKIWLLGNMGEEYFYAFYDTEVNCYNSVKFALIKSVDNPNQIAYKDFKYDESIYLECPYETQADIPMFLPKTNLVLIRQ, encoded by the coding sequence ATGAAAACGATATTAAAACTAACATGTTTCTTATTATTTACAATACAGGTAAGTTGTCAAGTAACTCAGATTAAACCTCTTAATTATACCGATATTGAATCAAATGGTGATTATCGAAAAGACTTGGATGGTATATTGCCTTTTTGGGTAGGTACTTGGAAAGGAACTGTTAACAACAGAGAGTATACTTTTCAATTCACAAAGTTTACTCAACACTTAACTACTTTTTCAAGTGGAAGGTATTTTTATTTAGATGAATTAAAAGCTAAATTTAAAGTAGTGGATTTATCTACTAATCAAGTATTGTATGACGATTTGAATGTTACTGAATTTGAGGATTATAAAATTTGGCTTTTAGGTAATATGGGTGAGGAGTATTTTTATGCCTTTTATGATACTGAGGTTAATTGCTATAACAGTGTGAAGTTTGCTTTAATAAAAAGCGTGGATAATCCTAATCAAATAGCATATAAGGATTTCAAATATGATGAGAGCATTTATTTAGAATGTCCTTATGAAACCCAAGCAGATATTCCTATGTTTTTACCAAAGACGAATTTGGTGTTAATTAGGCAATGA
- the recA gene encoding recombinase RecA, with amino-acid sequence MSSDKEAKLKALQLTLDKLDKTYGKGTVMKMGDSAVEEVETISSGSLGLDLALGVNGYPKGRIVEIYGPESSGKTTLTLHAIAEAQKAGGIAAFIDAEHAFDRFYAQKLGIDIDNLIISQPDNGEQALEIAESLIRSGAVDIVVIDSVAALTPKSEIEGDMGDSKMGLHARLMSQALRKLTGTIHKTNCTVFFINQLRDKIGVMFGNPETTTGGNALKFYASIRVDIRKSSQIKDGDNVIGNRTKVKIVKNKVAPPFRTAEFDIMYGEGVSKVGEVLDLAVEFEIVKKSGSWFSYGETKLGQGRDAVKGLIKDNPELMDELEQKIKETIKANNA; translated from the coding sequence ATGAGTTCAGATAAAGAAGCAAAGTTAAAGGCCTTACAATTAACTCTAGATAAATTAGATAAAACTTACGGAAAAGGGACAGTAATGAAAATGGGAGATTCTGCTGTTGAAGAAGTAGAAACGATCTCTTCTGGTTCATTAGGATTAGATTTAGCGTTAGGAGTTAATGGTTACCCAAAGGGAAGAATTGTAGAAATATATGGTCCTGAATCATCAGGAAAGACAACTTTAACATTGCATGCTATTGCAGAAGCACAAAAAGCAGGTGGAATTGCTGCTTTTATAGATGCAGAACATGCTTTTGATCGTTTTTATGCTCAGAAATTGGGGATAGATATTGATAATTTAATTATTTCTCAACCTGATAATGGGGAACAAGCTTTAGAAATAGCCGAAAGTTTAATTCGTTCAGGTGCTGTAGATATTGTAGTTATTGACTCTGTTGCTGCATTAACTCCTAAGAGTGAGATTGAAGGAGATATGGGAGATTCAAAAATGGGATTACATGCTCGTTTAATGTCACAGGCTTTAAGAAAATTAACAGGAACTATTCATAAAACAAATTGTACCGTATTTTTCATTAATCAATTACGTGATAAAATAGGAGTAATGTTTGGAAACCCTGAAACAACTACTGGAGGTAATGCATTAAAGTTCTATGCTTCTATAAGAGTTGATATAAGAAAATCATCACAAATAAAAGATGGTGATAATGTGATAGGGAATAGAACAAAGGTTAAAATTGTTAAAAATAAGGTTGCACCACCATTTAGAACAGCCGAATTTGATATAATGTATGGAGAAGGTGTTTCTAAAGTAGGAGAAGTATTAGATTTAGCCGTAGAGTTTGAAATTGTTAAAAAAAGTGGTTCATGGTTTAGCTATGGAGAAACAAAATTAGGACAAGGAAGGGATGCTGTAAAAGGATTGATAAAAGATAATCCTGAATTAATGGATGAACTTGAACAGAAAATAAAAGAAACTATAAAAGCTAATAATGCTTAA
- a CDS encoding RNA polymerase sigma factor yields the protein MIIDNLINDCKQGDTKAFEQIYRLLSPKIFAVCLKYSRSYEEAQDNLQEGFLLLFEKINQFKFQGSFEGWAKRVVINYILQQYRNQGVFEIITENVIEDEVVEVEEENISLEFLTKIIQELPDRYRLVFNLYVMDGYSHKEIAEMLEINIGTSKSNLARAKGILKSKIEASELTSIPKIK from the coding sequence TTGATAATTGACAACCTCATAAATGATTGTAAGCAAGGAGATACTAAGGCATTTGAGCAAATATATAGACTTTTAAGTCCTAAGATATTTGCTGTTTGCCTTAAGTATTCTAGGAGCTATGAGGAAGCACAAGATAATTTACAAGAAGGTTTTTTATTATTATTTGAAAAAATAAATCAATTTAAGTTTCAAGGGTCATTTGAAGGTTGGGCGAAAAGGGTTGTTATTAATTATATTCTTCAACAATATCGGAATCAAGGTGTTTTTGAAATTATAACGGAAAATGTAATAGAAGATGAAGTTGTTGAGGTTGAAGAAGAAAATATATCATTAGAGTTTTTAACTAAGATAATTCAAGAGTTACCAGATAGATATAGACTAGTTTTCAATTTATATGTTATGGATGGCTATTCTCATAAAGAAATAGCTGAAATGTTAGAGATAAACATTGGAACTTCGAAATCTAATTTAGCAAGAGCTAAAGGAATATTAAAAAGCAAGATTGAAGCGAGTGAATTAACTTCAATTCCAAAGATAAAATGA